The segment TCATGGGCGCGCTGGTGTTCGTGTTCGCGGCGCCGCAGAAGATCCGCTGGTTCGCGGGGGCGGCCGGCTTCATCTCGTTCGCGCTGTGTCTGGTGCGTTCGACGTGGGGCGGCTGGGTGATCGCGCTCGCGATCCAGCTCGTGCAGTCGAGCAACCGCGTGCGGATGCGGATCCTCATCAGCGGCGTCGTGCTGGTCGGCCTGTGCGTGCCGCTGCTGACCGTCGGGCCGGTGGCCGACCGCCTCGGCGCGCGCCTGCAGTCGATCACGAACCTGAAGGACGACCGCAGCTACGACGACCGCAACAAGTTCTACGCGACCTTCGCGCAAACGGCGTTCACCGACGTGGCCGGCGAAGGGATGGGCGCGACCGGCGCGTCGACCAAGCTGTCGAGCGACAGCGGCGAGCTCGGCAAGTACGGCAGTTTCGACAGCGGCGTGATGAACGTGCCGTTCGTGCTCGGCTGGCCCGGCACGCTGCTGTACCTCGCCGGCGTCGCGATGCTGTTCGGCCGCACGCTGCGCGCGGCGTTCAAGCTGCGCAAGGACAAGTTCGTCGGCGCCTGCCTGAGCCTGTGCCTGTCGACGTTCGCGATGCTCGTGTTCACGAATTCGCTGATCGGCACGGGCGGCCTGCTGATGTTCACAGCCATTTTTTCGATTCTTTCCGCGGCGCACTGGCAAAAGGCCCAGCGCCAGTTGTCCGCCGCGACCTTAACGGGAGCCGACCATTGAGAATCGCGATCGTCACGCATGTCGTGCGTCATAACGACGGGCAGGGCCGCGTCAACTACGAGATCGCCCGCGCGGCGCTGGCCGAGGACTACGAGGTGACGCTCGTCGCGTCGCACGTCGCGCCCGAGCTGCTCGCGAACCACCGGGTGCGCTGGGTGCCCGTGAAGGTCGGCCGCTTCTGGCCGTCGAACCTCGTCAAGCAGCAGGTGTTCGCGCTGAAGAGCGCGCGGTGGCTGCGCGCGCATCGCGCCGAATACGACGTGCTGCACGTCAACGGCTTCATCTCGTGGATCAAGGCCGACGTGAACACCGCGCACTTCGTGCACGGCGGCTGGTTCAAGAGTCCGTATTATCCGTTCGGGCTGACCAAGGGCCTGTGGTCCGCCTACCAGTACGTCTACACGCGCGTGAACACCGCGCTCGAACGCTGGGCGTACCGGCGCTCGCGCGCGATCACCGCGGTGTCGCAGAAGGTCGCCGACGAGATCCGCGGGCTCGGCATCGACGGCGGCAAGATCAGCGTGATCTACAACGGCGTCGACGCCGGCGCGTTCGCGGATGCGCAGCCCGACCGCGCGGCGTTCGCGCTGCCGGCCGATCCGTTCCTGCTGCTGTTCGTCGGCGACCTGCGCACGCCGCGCAAGAACCTCGGCACCGTGCTGAAGGCGCTGACGAAGCTGCCGGAGAACGTGCATCTCGCGGTCGCGGGCTACCTGCCCGGCAGCCCGTATCCGGACGAGGCGCGCGCGCTAGGGATCGCCAAGCGCGTGCACTTCCTCGGGCTCGTCAAGAACATGCCGACGCTGATGCGCTCGGTCGACGCGTACGTGTTTCCGTCGCGCTACGAGGCGATGAGCCTGTCGCTGCTCGAGGCGATGGCGGCCGGCCTGCCGGTCGTCACCGCGCGCACCGCGGGCGGCGCCGAGATCATCACGCGCGAGTGCGGGATCGTGCTCGACGATCCCGACGATCCGGCCGCGCTCGCGCAGGCGATCGGCGCGCTCGCCGCGTCGCGCGACGCCTGCCGCGCGATGGGCGCGGCGGCGCGCGACCTGATGTCCCGTTTCGGCTGGGCGCACATGGGCGCCCAGTATGTCGCGCTTTATCGGCGCATCGGCCAACCCTCGCAGCCGACCGCCTTCGGGCACGTCGAGCATGCGGTCACGCAGGAGCAATCGTGATGTCTCATTCCACCCGGCCGATCAAATCGCTGCAGATCGGCATGCACTGGTTTCCCGAACGTGCAGGCGGCCTCGACCGGATGTACTACTCGCTCGTCGGCGCGCTGCCCGGCGCGGGCGTCACGGTGCGCGGGCTCGTCGCGGGTTCCGAGCAGGTCGCGAACGACACCGGCGGCGCGATCCGCGGCTTCGGCCCGGCCGAGCAGCCGCTCGCGCGCCGGATGCTGGCCGCGCGCCGCGCGTTGCGCGAAGTGATCCGCACCGAGCGGCCCGACGTGATCTCGTCGCATTTCGCGCTCTATACGTTCCCCGGCCTCGACGTCACGCGCGGGATTCCGCAGGTGTCGCATTTCCAGGGGCCGTGGGCCGACGAGAGCCAGGTCGAGGGCGCCGCGTCGCTCGGGCAGCGCGCGAAGCGCTATCTCGAGCATGCCGTGTATGTGCGCTCGTCGCGGCTGATCGTGCTGTCGCAGGCGTTCGGCCAGATCCTGACGAGCCGCTACGATATCGATCCGGAACGCGTGCGCGTGATCCCGGGCTGCGTCGACACCGCGCAGTTCGACACGCCGCTCGCGCCCGCCGAGGCGCGGCACCGGCTGCAGCTGCCGCAGGACCGGCCGATCGTGCTCGCGGTGCGGCGGCTCGTGCGGCGCATGGGGCTCGAGGACCTGATCGACGCGATCGGCCTCGTCAAGCGCCGCCATCCGGACGTGCTGCTGCTGATCGCCGGTAAGGGCAAGCTCGCCGAGGAGCTGCAGCAGCGGATCGACGCGGCGGGGCTGCAGGACAACGTGAAGCTGCTCGGCTTCGTGCCCGACCATCATCTCGCGACGCTGTATCGCGCGGCGACGGTCAGCGTCGTGCCGACGGTCGCGCTCGAAGGCTTCGGGCTGATCACCGTCGAATCGCTCGCGTCCGGCACGCCGGTGCTGGTCACGCCGGTCGGCGGGCTGCCGGAGGCGGTCGCCGGGCTGTCCGACGACCTGGTGCTGCCGTCGACGGGCGCGGACGCGATCGCGGAAGGGCTCGGCGCGGCGCTGTCGGGCGCGATCACGCTGCCGGACGAACGCGCGTGCAAGCGCTATGCGCGCGATCACTTCGACAACGCGGTGATCGCGCGGCGCGTCGCCGGCGTCTACGACGAGGCGATCCAGGCCGGTTGAGCGCCGCTGCGCGCGTCGTCAGCGCGCGCGTTTCAGCGTCGCCGCCCAGAACGCGAGCGCGGCGAGGCTGACCGCCGCACCGAGCATGCACACGCCGGCCCAGCCGGCGCGTGCATACACCAGCGTCGACGCGATCGCGCCGAGCCCGCTGCCGACCGAATAGAACAGCATGTAGCAGCCGACGAGGCGCGCGTGCGCATCCGGGCGCGCGCCGAGAATCATGCTCTGGTTGACGACGTGAATCGCCTGCCCGCCGATGTCGAGCAGCACGATGCCGACGATCAGCAGCGGAAGCGACGACGTCGTGAACGCGAGCGGCAGCCACGACGCGACGAGCAGCACCAGCGCCGCGCCGGTCGTCGCCTGGCCGAGGCCGCGATCGGCGAGCCGTCCCGCGCGCGCGGCGGCCGCCGCGCCCAACGCGCCGACGAGGCCGAACGCGCCGATGGCCGTATGCGACATCGCATGCGGCGGCGCGCTGAGCGGCAGCACCAGCGCGCTCCAGAAGATGCTGAACGCCGCGAACATCAGCAGCGCGAGCATGCCGCGCACCTGCAGCACGCGATCGCGGCGCAGCAAGGATCCCATCGATGCCAGCAACGCCGCGTAGCCGATGCGGGCTTGCGGTGCGCGCGCGTCGGGCAGCAGCCGCGACAGCACGACCCCCATCGCGATCGCGATCGCCGCCGACGCGAGATAGACGGCGCGCCAGCCGGCGAGATCGGTCACGAGGCCGGCCACCGAGCGCGCGATCAGCAGCCCGATCACGACGCCGCCCTGCGCGGCGCCGACCACGCGCCCGCGCTCGCCGTCGCCCGCGAGCGCCGCCGCGCAGGCGATCAGGCCCTGGGTCATCGCGGTGCCGAGCAGCCCGACGCCGGCCATGCCGGCCAGCAACCCGACGCGGGACGACGATGCGGCGACGCCGATGCACGCGGCCGCCAGCAGCGCCAGCTGCACGGCGAGCAGCCGCTTGCGGTTCAGCAGGTCGCCGAGCGGCACGACGAACAGCAGCGCGAGCGCGCAGCCGAGCTGCGTCGCGGTGATGACGCCGCCGACTTCGGCATGCGGAATCGCGAAGTCGCGCGCGATCGAATCGAGCAGCGGCTGCGCGTAGTAGACGTTCGCGACGCTCGCCGCGCAGCAGACGGCCAGCAGCGCGACGCGCGCGGTCGACAGGCGGGCGCCGGCGGCAGCGTCGTCGGGCGCGGGGCGGGCCGTCGCTGAAGTGACGGAAGTATCCATCGTTGCTCCTCATGCAATGTAGTTGCAATTTAAAACTGGTGTGAGTGTAGGAAAAGAAGTTTTAAAATGCAACTTGTTGACGTGTGAGCGGAGGAACGGATGGCCAAGCAGAAAAGTCTCGCGGATTCGCCATGCCCGGTGGCGCGGGCGACCGACATCGTCGGCGATCGGTGGGCGCTCCTGATCGTGCGCGACGCGTTCGACGGCGTGCGCCGCTTCGGCGATTTCCGCGCGAGTCTCGGCGTGGCGAGCAACATCCTGTCGGACCGGCTCAGGATGCTGGTGGAGGCCGGCGTGTTCGAGGTCGTGCCGGCGTCGGACGGCACCGCGTACCAGGAGTACGCGCTGACGAAGAAGGGCGAGGGGCTGTTTCCGGTGATCGTGATGCTGCGCCAGTGGGGCGAAGCGAACCTGTTCGCGCGCGGCGAGCCGCATTCGGTGCTGGTCGACCGCAACACCGGCCGCGCGATCCGCAAGCTGGCGCTGCGTCACGACGACGGCCGGCCGCTGAAGGCGGCGGAGACGGTCGTCAGGAAGGTCGGCGGCGACGGCCAGGCCCGATGACATCGTCGTCAAATCGACTGTCGCGGTCCCGGCTGACCTGAAATGTCGTCGTCGCGCCGATGTCGTAAGACGCACGTACGCACGAAGTTTCACGCTGGCGCGAAGTGTCGATACGTCGTCAGGGGCGGGGTCGATGGAGAACGAGGCGCCGCGATTTATCCGCAGTTTCTACGCCACGCCAACGCGCGAATCAGCCGCTCAATGACGATCGCCGCGCCAGCGGCCCGGCGCGACGCCGAACCGCTTCGTGAACGCATGCGTGAACGCGCTCTGGTCGGCGAAGCCGACCTGCCCGGCGATGTCCGCGAGCGGGTGCCGGCCGTCGGCGAGCAGGATCACCGCCGCGTCGAGACGCAGCCGCTGCAGGTAGCGGTGCGGGGTTTCGCCGAACGCGTCGACGAACAGCTGATGGAACCGGCGCATTCCGTAGCCGCAATGCGCGGCCAGATCGGCGATGCGCAGCGGCTCGGCGAGCCGCGCGCGCAGCCACTGGTCGATGCGCGCGAAATCGAGGCCCGCCGCGGGCGCTGCCGCTGCAAGGCCGCTGTCGCCGAGCAGTGCGCCGCACAGCCGCGCGGCGGCCTGCCACTGGAAACGATGCGCGGCCGCGCGCTGCGCGTCGCCGGCCGGATCGTCGAGCTGTGCGGCGGCGGCCGCGACCCGCGCGACCAGCGCCGTCAGGCCCGGATCGATCGACACGGCGCGCGCGCCGTCGAACAGCCGCTGCGGCACCGCGAGCGACGACGCGGGCAGGTCGAGCACGAGCTGGCGGTTCTCGCCGAGGCCCGCGTAATCGTGGCGTGAACCGGCCGGAATCAGCCACGCGGCATGCCGGTCGATGCGCTGGCCGACGCCGTCCACCGCCATCACCATCGCGCCGTCGACGCCGAGCACGACCTGGTGGAAGTCGTGCAGGTCCGACGCTTCCGACGCATCGTAGCGGCGCAGCGCAACGGTGGGGGACGCGACGCGTTCCATCGGGCGGACGGCGGATGGCGGTGCGTGGGGCGTCAGACGTCGAGCAGCTCGACCTCGAACACGAGCGTCGCGTTCGGCGGAATCACGCCGCCCGCGCCGCGCGGACCGTAGCCGAGTTGCGGCGGAATCGTCAGGCGGCGCACGCCGCCGACCTTCATGCCCTGCACGCCTTCGTCCCAGCCCTTGATGACCATGCCGCCGCCGAGCACGAACGCGAACGGGTCGTTGCGATCCTTGCTCGAATCGAATTTCTGGCCGTCGGTCAGCCAGCCGGTGTAATGCACGCTGACCGTCTGACCCGCTTGCGCTTCGGCGCCGGTGCCTTCGGTGAGATCTTCGTACTTGAGGCCCGTTTCGGTCGTGATGACTGCCATGACTGCTCCTGAATGGGGTTGGGTAAAACCGCTATTGTAGGCGAGCGGACGCCGCGCCGCCGCGCGCGCGGGCAGGGCGTCCGTGCGTGGTCGGCGGTTCCCTCGCCGCCGTGTGCCGGCACGGCGCTCGACGGGCCCGTTTGAATCGATCCGGATCGATCGGCGGCCGCATGGCCCGCATCGCGGCGCACGGCCGGGGCGCGCGTATGAATCCGGTTCCGCATGGGCGCGTGCATCCCTTGCGGCGCCTGCGCGAGCCGTCCGGCGACGCCGGATCGCGTTCGAATGCCACGGTCGATGCACGCCGTTTCGGCGCCGTCTTTTTCGTCGTTTGCGCCGCAAGGTGTTTGGAAGCGCGCGTCTACCGCGCGGCTTGCGTGTGCGCGTCGCCGCGACCTATCTTTACATTTGTCAATGTCAAGATTTTCGATATCGTGGACCGGCCTGGAACGGCATGGCACGAGACCCGTGCACGAAGCATGGGACAGGAGACGAACCAACATGAAATCAGCCGCTTCCGCCACCGCGGCCAACGTGATGCCGGTGCGCCGCGACCTGCGTTTCGACCTGCCGGTCGAGCGCGCGAAGGACTGGCACGGCAAGGGGCCGCACGTCACCCATTTCTTCAACGCGCTGTCGCTGCTGTTTCCGGCGGGCGAGCGCTTCTTCATGGATTCGGTGCGCCATTACCGCGACCGCATCGACGATCCGGTGCTCAAGCGCCAGGTGCTCGGCTTCATCGGCCAGGAGGCGATGCACACGCGCGAGCACGTCGAATACAACGAGCTGCTGCAGGCGAACCGGCTGCCGGCGCGCAAGCTCGACAAGCGCGTCTGGGTGGTGCTCGACTACCTGAAGCGCACGCTGCCGCATTCGGTGCAGCTTGCGCACACGGTCGCCGCCGAGCATTTCACCGCGATGCTCGCCGACTGGATCCTGCGCGACCCGTCGCGGCTGGCCGGCTCGGTCGACGGCTACCGGCAGATGTGGGTCTGGCATGCGCTCGAGGAAACCGAGCACAAGTCGGTGTCGTTCGATGTGTGGAACACGGTGATGAAGCCGGGCCCGTGGCGCTACTTCGTGCGCATCGGCGTGTTCCTTGCGACGACGCTGACGTTCTGGCCGACGGTGTACCTGATGCACCGCGCGCTGCTGCGGCGCGACCCCGCCGCCCGGCGCCACCGTGTGCGCGGGACGCTGAGCATGATCGCGTTCCTGTACGGGCCGCGCCACGGGTTGTTTCCGCGCATCGCGCGCGAATGGCTGAGCTTCCTGCGGCCCGGTTTCCATCCGTGGGATCACGACAACCGCCACCATCTCGCCCGCGTCGACGCGCTCGTCGCCGCGTACGGGGAGCACGACGACACCTCGCCCGGCCGTGGCCGCGCGAACGCGCTCGCGCCGCTGACGTCCGGGCGCTGACGTGCATTGACCGGCACTGGACCGCCGCGGGCGCCGTGTTGCGCCCGCACATCAGTCGGCTGCGTCTGACGATTGACCTCGGTCAATCGTCGCGATCCGCCCCCGATCGCATTCGCATGCGCCGGATCAGACCCGAAATCGACGGTTGCCGGCCGGGCATGCCCGGCAGCAGCCGCCATGCCCGGCGTATCGCGGCCGGCGCCGGCTGCCGGCCCCGCGCCCCCGCACTCGTTTCCGACCCCCATGCCCGGCCCGCCTGCGCGCGGCGCCAGCCCGTTTTGCGGCGGCCGTGCCACCGGGATTACACCCATCTAGCCGCACCGTGCCGGCGCCGATATACCGCTTAAGGCAGGCTTCGAACCGACGCAATTATCGCGCCGGGGTATTTTATTCAGACGGAAATACGGCGAATATGTCGGTTCGATCGTCTGGTCTGTCGCGCGCCACGGCGGCGAGCCGAAGCGCGATACCAACGCAGAGCGGGGAACAACGATGGTGTCAAAGTCACCCGATGCAACCAGGGGAGCGGCGTCCGCTGCATCCGACGCGTCGCCGGTATCCATCACCGCGCCCGAGGCCGGGCGCAAGCTGTTCGTGATCGCGAAGTCGCCCGACGAGCCGCTGCTCGCGCAGCTGCGCTCGCTCGGCTGGGAGATCTCGATTGCGAAGTCGGCCGGCGCCGCGCAGAACATGACGTCCAGCGCGGGCGTCGCGGCGGGGCTGATCGATTTCACCGGCTTCACGTCGCGCGATTTCCCCGCGCTGAAGGCGTGCCTGAGCCTGCCGGCGATCGGCTGGATCTCGGTCGCGCAGGCCGGCGTGACGATCGGCCAGGCGGTGCGCGAGCTGATCCGCAGCTATTGTTTCGATTATGTGACGCTGCCGCTGCCCTACGAATGGATCTCGCACGTGCTCGGCCATGCGCGCGGCATGGCGGCGCTCGATCGCGTCGACGGCGCGGCCTATGCGGCGGCGATCGGCGAGCACGGGATGATCGGCAACTGCGAGCCGATGCAGCAGCTGTTCAGCACGATCCGCAAGGTCGCGAAGACCGACGCGAGCGTGTTCATCTCCGGCGAATCCGGCACCGGCAAGGAGCTCACCGCGCTCGCGATCCACGAGCGTTCCGCGCGCGCCAAGGGGCCGTTCGTCGCGATCAACTGCGGCGCGATCCCGCACCACCTGCTGCAATCGGAGCTGTTCGGCTACGAGCGCGGCGCGTTCACCGGCGCGAGCCAGCGGCGCGCCGGGCGGATCGAGTCGGCCGATGGCGGCACGCTGTTCCTCGACGAGATCGGCGACATGCCGCTCGAGAGCCAGGCGAGCATGCTGCGCTTCCTGCAGGAGGGCAAGATCGAACGGCTCGGCGGCCAGGAATCGATTCCGGTCGACGTGCGGATCGTGTCGGCGACGCACGTGGATCTCGACGGCGCGGTCGAGTCCGGGCGGTTCCGCTCGGACCTCTATCACCGGCTGTGCGTGCTGCGCATCCACGAGCCGCCGCTGCGCGCGCGCGGCAAGGACATCGACATCCTCGCGCATTTCGTGCTGCAGAAATACAAGGCGGACAGCGGCCGCAAGATCAGCGGCTTCACGTCGGCCGCGCTCGACGCGATGCGGCGCTACGAGTGGCCGGGCAACGTGCGCGAGCTGATCAACCGCGTGCGGCGCGGCATCGTGATGGCCGAGAGCCGGCTGCTGACGCCGCACGACCTCGGGCTCGAGGCCCCGGGCGATGCCGAGCCCGTGACGCTCGAGCAGGCGCGCGCGCTGGCGGAGCGCACCGCGATCGAGAACGCGCTGCTGCGCAACGATCACCGGATCAACAAGGCGGCCGCCGAACTCGGCATTTCGCGCGTGACGCTGTACCGGATGATGATCGAGCACGGGCTGAGCGATCACGACAACGGCAACGGCGGCGCGCCGACGGAGCCGCCGTCAGGCGACGAGAGCCACCGCCGGGTCGGTTGAACGGCTGCGGCGGCAACGCCGGGCGGCGCGCATCGGGCATGCAGGCTCTAGCGATAAGTCCACAGCCGGTGCAGCACGAACGTGACCGGCGGCACGAACAGCACGACCGCGACGATGCTCCATCCGGCGGCGAGGCCGAGCGCCTCGGTGCCGCGCGCGAGCAGCATCGTCTCGACGAGCCCGGACACCGCGACCGCGAGGAAGCGCACGAAGTTGCTCCATTGCACGGTCGACGAGAAACTCCATAGCGTGTTGGCGAGATACGAGAACACGGTCGCGCAGACGAACGCGACCGCGTTCGCGGTCACGGGCGTCGCATCGGCCAGCGCGAACATCGCCGACGCGACGAGCGCGTGGATCGCGGTCGAGCAGAGGCCCGACACGCCGAAGCGGACGAGCCGCGCGCGTTCGGCGGCGTAGAGGGCGCGAATCACCTGGGGCTCCATGGCAGTGTTCGATGCGCGGCGTTCAGTGCGCGGCGACGCGCTGACGCGTCATCGCGCGGCGGCGCGCAAGGTCGGCCCGCGCGGCGGCCGCCGCCTGGCGCAGCGAGTCGCGCGACACGGGCAGCGCCGTCACCTTGCTGCGCGCCTGGTAGCGGCGGCGCACGAGATAGACGGGCCGTTCCTTCGATTCGTAGTATATGCGGCCGATATATTCGCCGACGACGCCGATGCCGATCAGCTCGATGCCGCTGATGAACAGCATCGCCGAGATCAGCGACGCATAGCCGGGCACCGGGTTGCCGAACATGAGCGTGCGCGCGACGATGAACGAGCCATACACGAACGCGAGCGCGGCGATGCCGAGCCCGATGTAGGTCCAGCTGCGCAGCGGCACCGTGCTGAAGCTCGTGATGCCCTCGAGCGCGAAATTCCACAGCTTCCAGCCGGAGAACTTCGACTTGCCGGCGCTGCGCGCCTCGCGCTCGTAGTCGACGATCACGGTGCGAAAGCCCACCCACGCGAACAGGCCCTTCATGAAGCGGCGCCGCTCCGGCAGGCTGCGCAGCGCGTTGACGACCTGGCGGTCCATCAGCCGGAAATCGCCGACGTTTTCCGGCAGCTTCACTTCCGACAGCGCGTTGTGCACGCGGTAGTAGAGGCCCGCGGCGGTCCGCTTCGCGAACGAATCGCAAGCGCGGTTGGTGCGCCGCGCGGCGACGACTTCCGCGCCGTTGCGCCAGTGCTCGATCATCACCGGGATCAGGCTCGGCGGGTCCTGCAGGTCCGCGTCGATCGGAATCACCGCGTCGCCGACCGCTTCGTCGATACCCGCCGTGAGGGCCGCTTCCTTGCCAAAATTGCGCGTCAGGTCGATCACGCGCACGCGGCGGTCCTTCGCGCCGATCGCGATCAGGCGGTCGAGCGTGTCGTCGCGGCTGCCGTCGTTGACACACACGATCTCGAAGCGAATCCCGTCGATTCCCGCCATCAGCGGAATCACGACGTCGAAGAAGTGCCCGACGGCCTCGCCTTCGTTGTAGAACGGCACGACCAACGAGACGAGCGGTGTATGAAGGTGAGCCCGCATGACGTTTCCCCTGTGATTGCCGCTTCGGTGCCGGCTGCCGAACGGCAGCGGCCGGGCGGTCGAATGAATATCAATGTCAATGAAGCCGCGGCGCCGCGTGGCGCGGCCGCACGGCGTGCGTGAAATCGGTGTCGGTCGCGCTGTCGTGCGCGTCCGGCATGCATGGCGCGTCGTGGCGCTCGTGCGCGATGCGCGCGACGAGCAGCAGCAGCGACACGGCCGTGACGAGCGGCATGAACTGCACGTGCAGATGCGCGACGACGAGGCTCGCCAGCGGCGCCGCCCACATCAGCGCGAGCCATTCGCGGTCGAAGCGCCGCCAGCCGAACGCGAATGCGTGACGCGCGTACCACGCGATCACGATGCCGTACCACGCGAGATCGCAGTCGATCAGCGACGGGCCGGCCAACAGGCTCGCGCAGGCGAGCGTCGCGGCGCGCAGCGCGTAGGTGCAGCTGCCGCGCCACGCGTAGACGACGGCCGCCGCCGCGCACACGATCGACACGGCCTGCAGCGTCTGCGCG is part of the Burkholderia ubonensis subsp. mesacidophila genome and harbors:
- a CDS encoding glycosyltransferase family 4 protein codes for the protein MSHSTRPIKSLQIGMHWFPERAGGLDRMYYSLVGALPGAGVTVRGLVAGSEQVANDTGGAIRGFGPAEQPLARRMLAARRALREVIRTERPDVISSHFALYTFPGLDVTRGIPQVSHFQGPWADESQVEGAASLGQRAKRYLEHAVYVRSSRLIVLSQAFGQILTSRYDIDPERVRVIPGCVDTAQFDTPLAPAEARHRLQLPQDRPIVLAVRRLVRRMGLEDLIDAIGLVKRRHPDVLLLIAGKGKLAEELQQRIDAAGLQDNVKLLGFVPDHHLATLYRAATVSVVPTVALEGFGLITVESLASGTPVLVTPVGGLPEAVAGLSDDLVLPSTGADAIAEGLGAALSGAITLPDERACKRYARDHFDNAVIARRVAGVYDEAIQAG
- a CDS encoding O-antigen ligase family protein yields the protein MSTSIAADEPSRAHRWLADPKHWAGQAGLWTVTAALIAAHQGKVLTLAFPVLAIAVGIWLYFKSPARYVGFMWWVWFLSPEVRRLADWSKGAFTPTSLIQVAPLAVTMIAGFGLLRHYRVLAQRRGIPVLLMLFGLTYAYLVGVVSSGVMAATYDLANWVYPVLIGFHIMVNARDYPEYRDVLLSTFMWGMLVMGAYGVVQYFLMPQWDVLWMIGSQMGSQGEPVPYGVRVFSTMNSSGPFAFAIMGALVFVFAAPQKIRWFAGAAGFISFALCLVRSTWGGWVIALAIQLVQSSNRVRMRILISGVVLVGLCVPLLTVGPVADRLGARLQSITNLKDDRSYDDRNKFYATFAQTAFTDVAGEGMGATGASTKLSSDSGELGKYGSFDSGVMNVPFVLGWPGTLLYLAGVAMLFGRTLRAAFKLRKDKFVGACLSLCLSTFAMLVFTNSLIGTGGLLMFTAIFSILSAAHWQKAQRQLSAATLTGADH
- a CDS encoding sigma-54 dependent transcriptional regulator translates to MVSKSPDATRGAASAASDASPVSITAPEAGRKLFVIAKSPDEPLLAQLRSLGWEISIAKSAGAAQNMTSSAGVAAGLIDFTGFTSRDFPALKACLSLPAIGWISVAQAGVTIGQAVRELIRSYCFDYVTLPLPYEWISHVLGHARGMAALDRVDGAAYAAAIGEHGMIGNCEPMQQLFSTIRKVAKTDASVFISGESGTGKELTALAIHERSARAKGPFVAINCGAIPHHLLQSELFGYERGAFTGASQRRAGRIESADGGTLFLDEIGDMPLESQASMLRFLQEGKIERLGGQESIPVDVRIVSATHVDLDGAVESGRFRSDLYHRLCVLRIHEPPLRARGKDIDILAHFVLQKYKADSGRKISGFTSAALDAMRRYEWPGNVRELINRVRRGIVMAESRLLTPHDLGLEAPGDAEPVTLEQARALAERTAIENALLRNDHRINKAAAELGISRVTLYRMMIEHGLSDHDNGNGGAPTEPPSGDESHRRVG
- a CDS encoding metal-dependent hydrolase; the encoded protein is MKSAASATAANVMPVRRDLRFDLPVERAKDWHGKGPHVTHFFNALSLLFPAGERFFMDSVRHYRDRIDDPVLKRQVLGFIGQEAMHTREHVEYNELLQANRLPARKLDKRVWVVLDYLKRTLPHSVQLAHTVAAEHFTAMLADWILRDPSRLAGSVDGYRQMWVWHALEETEHKSVSFDVWNTVMKPGPWRYFVRIGVFLATTLTFWPTVYLMHRALLRRDPAARRHRVRGTLSMIAFLYGPRHGLFPRIAREWLSFLRPGFHPWDHDNRHHLARVDALVAAYGEHDDTSPGRGRANALAPLTSGR
- a CDS encoding glycosyltransferase family 4 protein, with amino-acid sequence MRIAIVTHVVRHNDGQGRVNYEIARAALAEDYEVTLVASHVAPELLANHRVRWVPVKVGRFWPSNLVKQQVFALKSARWLRAHRAEYDVLHVNGFISWIKADVNTAHFVHGGWFKSPYYPFGLTKGLWSAYQYVYTRVNTALERWAYRRSRAITAVSQKVADEIRGLGIDGGKISVIYNGVDAGAFADAQPDRAAFALPADPFLLLFVGDLRTPRKNLGTVLKALTKLPENVHLAVAGYLPGSPYPDEARALGIAKRVHFLGLVKNMPTLMRSVDAYVFPSRYEAMSLSLLEAMAAGLPVVTARTAGGAEIITRECGIVLDDPDDPAALAQAIGALAASRDACRAMGAAARDLMSRFGWAHMGAQYVALYRRIGQPSQPTAFGHVEHAVTQEQS
- a CDS encoding glycosyltransferase family 2 protein, encoding MRAHLHTPLVSLVVPFYNEGEAVGHFFDVVIPLMAGIDGIRFEIVCVNDGSRDDTLDRLIAIGAKDRRVRVIDLTRNFGKEAALTAGIDEAVGDAVIPIDADLQDPPSLIPVMIEHWRNGAEVVAARRTNRACDSFAKRTAAGLYYRVHNALSEVKLPENVGDFRLMDRQVVNALRSLPERRRFMKGLFAWVGFRTVIVDYEREARSAGKSKFSGWKLWNFALEGITSFSTVPLRSWTYIGLGIAALAFVYGSFIVARTLMFGNPVPGYASLISAMLFISGIELIGIGVVGEYIGRIYYESKERPVYLVRRRYQARSKVTALPVSRDSLRQAAAAARADLARRRAMTRQRVAAH
- a CDS encoding MFS transporter, translating into MDTSVTSATARPAPDDAAAGARLSTARVALLAVCCAASVANVYYAQPLLDSIARDFAIPHAEVGGVITATQLGCALALLFVVPLGDLLNRKRLLAVQLALLAAACIGVAASSSRVGLLAGMAGVGLLGTAMTQGLIACAAALAGDGERGRVVGAAQGGVVIGLLIARSVAGLVTDLAGWRAVYLASAAIAIAMGVVLSRLLPDARAPQARIGYAALLASMGSLLRRDRVLQVRGMLALLMFAAFSIFWSALVLPLSAPPHAMSHTAIGAFGLVGALGAAAAARAGRLADRGLGQATTGAALVLLVASWLPLAFTTSSLPLLIVGIVLLDIGGQAIHVVNQSMILGARPDAHARLVGCYMLFYSVGSGLGAIASTLVYARAGWAGVCMLGAAVSLAALAFWAATLKRAR
- a CDS encoding GtrA family protein — encoded protein: MEPQVIRALYAAERARLVRFGVSGLCSTAIHALVASAMFALADATPVTANAVAFVCATVFSYLANTLWSFSSTVQWSNFVRFLAVAVSGLVETMLLARGTEALGLAAGWSIVAVVLFVPPVTFVLHRLWTYR
- a CDS encoding winged helix-turn-helix transcriptional regulator; the protein is MAKQKSLADSPCPVARATDIVGDRWALLIVRDAFDGVRRFGDFRASLGVASNILSDRLRMLVEAGVFEVVPASDGTAYQEYALTKKGEGLFPVIVMLRQWGEANLFARGEPHSVLVDRNTGRAIRKLALRHDDGRPLKAAETVVRKVGGDGQAR
- a CDS encoding FKBP-type peptidyl-prolyl cis-trans isomerase; translated protein: MAVITTETGLKYEDLTEGTGAEAQAGQTVSVHYTGWLTDGQKFDSSKDRNDPFAFVLGGGMVIKGWDEGVQGMKVGGVRRLTIPPQLGYGPRGAGGVIPPNATLVFEVELLDV
- a CDS encoding AraC family transcriptional regulator codes for the protein MERVASPTVALRRYDASEASDLHDFHQVVLGVDGAMVMAVDGVGQRIDRHAAWLIPAGSRHDYAGLGENRQLVLDLPASSLAVPQRLFDGARAVSIDPGLTALVARVAAAAAQLDDPAGDAQRAAAHRFQWQAAARLCGALLGDSGLAAAAPAAGLDFARIDQWLRARLAEPLRIADLAAHCGYGMRRFHQLFVDAFGETPHRYLQRLRLDAAVILLADGRHPLADIAGQVGFADQSAFTHAFTKRFGVAPGRWRGDRH